Proteins encoded together in one Mobula birostris isolate sMobBir1 chromosome 21, sMobBir1.hap1, whole genome shotgun sequence window:
- the lgi1b gene encoding leucine-rich glioma-inactivated protein 1b, translated as MLTRWCNHYCLIKTLWESCFARKQGTESGRNCLPSEIFTAIIVLNGFIMGDASKFIGRITLLVCILSLLFSKIVAKRPRPVGCPESCICTEETAQCYNRKSIPLSFPSGVVNLSFMNSAFHEIPERSFMNLKSLQLLLFTSNTFYLIANDAFKGLDRLEYLFIENNKIQSISRHALRGLETLTHLSLANNNLQALPKDLFKDLDALTKVELSGNSFHCGCKLKWLVGWLISTNATADEVVCENPAQYKGRKITSLPLNEFDCITAGFVPYQTLKFQSISIESFNYMNDIYVVITQPFAGNCSIFEWDHVEMVFRNFDNITGISTVFCKPLIVEGKLFVVVAQLFGGSHVYKRDTFANKFIKTQDIDILKIRKPNDIESFQIEGESFFVIADSSKGGTTTIYKWNGNGFYSHQLLHRWYRDIDVEYIEIANKPHLILLSSSQRPVVFQWNKGKKEFAWRIDIPDTEDVHAVKHFNIKGSLYICLTRFLGDSKVMKWEGSMFVEVQSFPSRGSMVLQPLQINKWQYAFLGNDFSLTQIFQWNTEKRKFVKFNETFFLAPRGFTFVLADNREFLFVSSFKAKTQIYEHIIIDTSQT; from the exons ATGCTCACTAGATGGTGTAATCATTACTGCTTGATCAAAACATTGTGGGAAAGTtgttttgccagaaaacaaggCACAGAAAGCGGCAGGAATTGCTTACCTTCAGAAATATTCACCGCAATCATTGTTCTGAATGGATTCATAATGGGAGATGCTAGTAAATTTATAGGACGAATCACTCTGTTAGTCTGCATACTGAGTCTTCTTTTTTCAAAAATAGTTGCCAAAAGACCCAGACCAGTAGGATGTCCCGAAAGTTGTATATGTACCGAAGAAACAGCCCAATGTTACAACAGAAAATCGATTCCTCTGAGTTTTCCCTCAGGAGTAGTTAATTT GTCATTCATGAACTCTGCTTTCCACGAAATACCAGAAAGAAGCTTTATGAATTTAAAGTCGCTCCAGCTTCT TTTGTTCACTTCAAACACATTTTATTTGATTGCCAATGATGCATTCAAGGGACTCGATCGCCTAGAATATCT ctttatagAAAATAATAAAATCCAGTCCATTTCAAGACATGCTCTCCGAGGACTTGAGACTCTAACTCATTT AAGTTTGGCCAATAATAACCTTCAAGCCCTTCCTAAAGACTTATTCAAAGACCTGGATGCATTAACCAAAGT AGAACTTAGCGGCAATTCATTCCATTGTGGTTGCAAATTGAAATGGCTGGTTGGATGGTTGATTAGCACCAATGCAACAGCTGATGAGGTCGTTTGTGAAAATCCAGCTCAGTATAAGGGAAGGAAGATAACCAGCCTCCCGCTTAATGAATTTGACTGCATAACCGCAG GTTTTGTTCCTTACCAGACCCTGAAATTTCAGTCTATATCAATTGAAAGCTTTAATTACATGAATGATATATATGTAGTGATTACGCAACCTTTTGCTGGGAACTGCAGCATATTTGAATGGGATCATGTGGAAATGGTATTTCGGAATTTCGACAACATTACTG GCATTTCAACAGTTTTCTGTAAACCATTGATTGTCGAGGGTAAGCTGTTTGTTGTTGTTGCCCAGCTCTTTGGTGGCTCTCACGTATATAAAAGAGATACTTTTGCCAATAAGTTTATTAAAACACAAGATATTGATATCTTAAAAATCAGAAAACCAAATGATATTGAATCATTTCAAATTGAGGGAGAATCGTTCTTCGTTATTGCTGATAGTTCAAAGGGCGGAACAACAACCATCTACAAATGGAATGGAAATGGATTTTATTCTCATCAATTATTGCATCGTTGGTACAGGGATATAGATGTGGAGTACATTGAAATAGCTAACAAGCCACATTTAATCCTGTTAAGTAGCTCCCAACGACCTGTGGtctttcagtggaacaaaggaaagaAAGAATTTGCTTGGCGCATTGATATTCCTGATACAGAAGATGTACATGCAGTTAAGCATTTTAATATCAAAGGTAGTTTGTACATTTGCTTAACAAGATTCCTCGGTGACTCTAAGGTAATGAAATGGGAAGGCTCCATGTTTGTGGAAGTACAGTCGTTTCCATCAAGAGGATCCATGGTACTGCAGCCTCTtcaaataaataaatggcaatatgCTTTCCTGGGAAATGACTTCTCACTCACCCAGATTTTTCAGTGGAACACAGAAAAAAGAAAATTTGTGAAATTTAATGAAACTTTTTTCTTGGCTCCAAGGGGATTCACTTTTGTATTAGCAGACAACCGTGAGTTTTTGTTTGTATCAAGTTTCAAAGCCAAAACACAAATATATGAACACATTATAATTGACACAAGCCAGACCTAA